In a genomic window of Akkermansiaceae bacterium:
- a CDS encoding phosphatidylserine synthase, whose product MTELILNEDIHQRVIRELIPGARRFLWIVTADLKDMHVAKGRRFVPFLEILSDLVHSGIAVRLFHAKEPGPRFRQDFDKYPSLLDSDLFERILCPRIHTKAIIVDGKSAFIGSPNFTGAGMGAKNPHKRNFEAGFLTDEQQHLAPLLEWIDSLYLGDLCKKCQRRGYCPDPIA is encoded by the coding sequence ATGACCGAACTCATTCTCAACGAAGACATCCACCAGCGCGTCATCAGGGAGCTCATCCCCGGTGCCCGGCGGTTTCTCTGGATAGTTACCGCCGACCTCAAGGACATGCACGTGGCGAAGGGAAGGCGCTTCGTCCCCTTTCTGGAAATCCTCTCCGACCTGGTGCATAGCGGCATCGCTGTCCGGCTCTTCCACGCCAAGGAGCCGGGGCCGCGGTTTCGTCAGGACTTCGACAAATACCCCTCGCTGCTCGACAGCGACCTCTTCGAGCGCATCCTCTGCCCGCGCATCCACACCAAGGCGATCATCGTCGATGGAAAATCCGCCTTCATCGGCTCGCCCAACTTCACGGGTGCCGGCATGGGTGCCAAAAACCCTCACAAACGCAACTTCGAGGCCGGTTTCCTCACCGACGAGCAACAGCACCTCGCGCCACTGCTGGAATGGATTGATTCCCTCTACCTCGGTGACCTCTGCAAAAAATGCCAGCGCCGCGGCTACTGTCCGGACCCGATTGCCTAG
- a CDS encoding TAT-variant-translocated molybdopterin oxidoreductase, translated as MSNRKTNQPDSPVNPPINDGGGKIWRSLGELESTERFQNALDHEFVDGSAQMETEEEREMSRRSFVKLMGASSALAGLGLAACRRPESLIVPFAESPEWSIPGKPVYFASSMPRAHGAVPLVVTTHDGRPTKLEPNKLFDKQGGTDSFTQASILDMYDPARSRAFMQKGARKTRADFEKALGEIVAKPDTRIAFVFGEDESPTRSRLVKELKAKYAGARFYSYEPLTGEERKQANAEAFGKGADVVADFSEAKVVLSLDSDFLELDQQGPVSGFYNNRFIEGADYTKKADAKAMNRLYIVEGGFSLTGGMADHRMRIAPSQIPAIAAEIAKHIPGASVTLTGGPKLTPTQEKWAKACADDLKANAGKSVVLAGSRQTKALQNICIAINNALGNYGKTLKPVLTERGEYGDMEALVNSLNAREFDTVVLLTPANPAYDADGFAAAAKNAQVIHLGLRTDATANAADWHVPAAHYLESWSDARTALGTLTVVQPLILPLYNGVSELDLLLAFLDGKLFDSAADGESASVSYEAVKKTFVALADDSEKSWLQFLRDGFWKNSTYAAVAPKGGGTVSVTMPKAPSIDSLEVVFTTDGSLYDGRYANNAWLQEAPDPITKVCWDNVAVVSPKTATDMGLYEKILKLQPKGKVYGIEAENAGVGPDGEGRDHANPVVKLTVNGRELEVPVMIGFGHADDVVSISLGYGQGFNQHDELKRDTANEKNVSLVSVNTGFNAYTLRTGSTPYLAFGGKVVDANKRYSIAMTQEHHAMYGRALAREVSTIATDGDHGKDFAAQLEGVKTQGMDSHAPENISLYKGKGSDTWHDKAKADKHLFDERQQWAMTIDLNNCIGCNACLVACQAENSIPVVGKEQVAMGREMHWIRMDRYFAAVEREDENGKKFMDESNPEMIPQPVACMQCEAAPCETVCPVNATVHSEDGLNTMAYNRCIGTRYCANNCPYKARRFNFFDYNKRNPLIHKNLYKGPGGKKAVGEAPHLQRNPNVTVRMRGVMEKCTYCVQRIQSAKGKVKANLKNKATMAGGSSVDVKINDSELRPKLDSVKVACQDACPASAITFGNLQDGDKAQVVRSRNSARNYELLHYIGTLPRTTYLARVKNPNPEMPDAKGIGRATITMH; from the coding sequence ATGAGCAATCGGAAGACCAACCAACCAGATTCACCTGTTAATCCGCCGATCAATGATGGTGGTGGAAAAATCTGGCGCAGCCTCGGCGAACTTGAAAGCACCGAACGTTTCCAGAACGCGCTCGACCATGAATTTGTCGACGGGAGTGCCCAGATGGAAACGGAGGAGGAGCGTGAAATGTCCCGCCGGTCCTTCGTGAAGCTGATGGGCGCATCGTCCGCACTCGCCGGCTTGGGGCTTGCCGCCTGTCGCCGCCCAGAGAGCCTGATCGTCCCCTTTGCCGAGTCCCCCGAGTGGAGTATCCCCGGTAAGCCGGTCTATTTCGCCAGCTCCATGCCCCGCGCCCATGGCGCCGTGCCGCTGGTGGTCACCACCCATGATGGTCGACCCACCAAGTTGGAGCCCAACAAGCTCTTCGACAAGCAAGGCGGAACCGACTCCTTTACCCAGGCATCCATCCTCGATATGTATGACCCGGCCCGTTCGCGCGCCTTCATGCAAAAGGGTGCCCGCAAAACACGCGCCGACTTTGAAAAGGCCCTCGGCGAAATCGTCGCCAAACCCGATACCAGGATCGCCTTTGTCTTCGGTGAAGACGAGTCGCCTACCCGCAGCCGGCTCGTCAAGGAGCTCAAGGCGAAATACGCCGGAGCCAGGTTCTACAGCTACGAGCCGCTGACCGGTGAGGAGCGCAAGCAGGCGAACGCGGAAGCCTTCGGCAAAGGCGCCGACGTTGTCGCTGATTTTTCCGAGGCCAAGGTGGTTCTCTCCCTCGATAGCGACTTCCTCGAGCTCGACCAGCAAGGCCCCGTCAGCGGATTTTACAACAACCGTTTCATCGAGGGTGCCGACTACACGAAAAAGGCGGACGCCAAGGCCATGAACCGCCTCTACATCGTCGAAGGGGGGTTCAGCCTCACCGGCGGTATGGCCGACCACCGCATGCGCATCGCACCCAGCCAGATCCCTGCGATCGCCGCTGAGATTGCCAAGCACATTCCCGGCGCATCTGTCACCCTCACCGGCGGCCCCAAGCTGACACCCACCCAGGAAAAGTGGGCCAAGGCATGCGCTGACGACCTGAAGGCCAACGCCGGCAAATCCGTTGTACTCGCCGGCTCCCGCCAAACCAAGGCACTGCAAAATATCTGCATCGCCATCAACAACGCCCTCGGCAACTACGGTAAAACCCTCAAGCCGGTCCTCACCGAGCGCGGCGAATACGGCGACATGGAGGCCCTGGTCAATTCCCTCAATGCCAGGGAGTTCGACACCGTGGTCCTGCTCACCCCTGCCAACCCCGCTTACGATGCGGACGGCTTTGCCGCTGCCGCGAAAAATGCCCAGGTCATCCATCTTGGCCTGCGCACCGATGCCACTGCCAATGCGGCCGACTGGCATGTGCCGGCAGCCCATTACCTCGAAAGCTGGAGCGACGCCCGCACCGCACTTGGCACGCTCACCGTGGTCCAGCCTCTGATCCTACCGCTTTACAATGGCGTTTCCGAGCTCGACCTGCTCCTGGCCTTCCTCGACGGCAAGTTGTTTGATTCCGCCGCCGACGGCGAGTCCGCATCCGTATCCTACGAGGCGGTCAAAAAGACCTTTGTCGCACTGGCCGATGACTCCGAGAAAAGCTGGCTTCAATTCCTGCGTGACGGATTCTGGAAAAACTCCACCTACGCCGCCGTCGCGCCCAAGGGTGGAGGTACGGTTTCCGTGACCATGCCCAAGGCACCGTCCATCGACAGCCTGGAGGTCGTCTTTACCACCGACGGCTCGCTCTACGACGGCCGCTACGCCAACAACGCGTGGCTTCAGGAAGCACCCGACCCGATCACCAAGGTCTGCTGGGACAACGTTGCCGTTGTTTCCCCGAAAACCGCCACGGACATGGGGTTGTATGAGAAAATCCTCAAACTCCAGCCCAAGGGCAAGGTCTACGGCATTGAAGCCGAAAACGCCGGCGTCGGCCCCGATGGTGAAGGCAGGGACCACGCCAACCCGGTCGTCAAACTGACCGTCAATGGCAGGGAGCTTGAGGTTCCGGTGATGATCGGTTTCGGCCACGCCGATGACGTGGTATCGATCTCCCTTGGCTACGGCCAGGGCTTTAACCAGCACGACGAGCTCAAGCGCGACACCGCCAACGAGAAAAACGTCAGCCTGGTCAGCGTCAACACCGGATTCAACGCATACACCCTGCGCACCGGCAGCACACCCTACCTCGCCTTCGGTGGTAAGGTGGTGGACGCCAACAAGCGCTACTCCATCGCCATGACCCAGGAGCACCACGCGATGTATGGTCGCGCCCTGGCCCGTGAGGTTTCCACCATTGCCACCGACGGCGATCACGGTAAAGACTTCGCCGCCCAGTTGGAGGGTGTCAAAACACAGGGGATGGACTCCCACGCGCCGGAGAATATTTCCCTCTACAAAGGCAAGGGGTCGGACACCTGGCACGACAAGGCCAAGGCGGACAAACACCTCTTCGACGAGCGCCAGCAGTGGGCGATGACCATCGACCTCAACAACTGCATCGGCTGCAACGCCTGCCTCGTCGCCTGCCAGGCCGAGAACAGCATCCCCGTTGTGGGTAAGGAACAGGTCGCCATGGGCCGCGAGATGCACTGGATCCGCATGGACCGCTACTTCGCCGCCGTTGAGCGCGAAGATGAAAACGGCAAAAAGTTCATGGACGAAAGCAACCCGGAGATGATTCCCCAGCCGGTCGCCTGTATGCAGTGCGAAGCGGCTCCCTGCGAAACCGTCTGCCCGGTCAACGCCACGGTCCACTCCGAGGACGGCCTCAACACCATGGCCTACAACCGCTGTATCGGCACCCGCTACTGCGCGAACAACTGCCCCTACAAGGCACGCCGGTTCAATTTCTTCGACTACAACAAGCGCAACCCGCTCATCCACAAGAACCTCTACAAAGGCCCTGGCGGTAAAAAAGCCGTGGGTGAAGCACCCCACCTCCAACGCAACCCGAACGTTACCGTGCGCATGCGTGGGGTCATGGAAAAATGCACCTACTGCGTGCAGCGTATCCAGTCGGCCAAAGGCAAGGTCAAAGCCAACCTCAAGAACAAGGCAACCATGGCCGGCGGTTCATCCGTCGATGTCAAAATCAACGACAGCGAACTGCGTCCGAAACTCGACTCCGTCAAGGTGGCCTGCCAGGACGCCTGCCCGGCCAGTGCGATCACCTTCGGCAACCTCCAGGATGGCGACAAGGCCCAGGTCGTCCGCTCACGCAACTCCGCGCGTAACTACGAACTGCTTCACTACATCGGCACCCTGCCACGCACCACTTACCTCGCGCGGGTCAAGAACCCGAACCCGGAAATGCCGGATGCCAAGGGTATCGGCCGTGCGACCATCACGATGCACTAG
- a CDS encoding cytochrome c → MRYFFLAFALIVVMVISFFGFRGDLFSGTPLRIFPDMDDQDKIKTQKASGFFADGMGSRKPVTGTVPRGFDPDGVVHAFGEAHSFGNSELYIDTGKMGDAYGDGLPTELGLKDEDLAGFLRHGKERFEVSCMPCHGQAGDGKGTVAVIGIPTVANLMNFPKSTYPDGKMFETITIGKGLMGGYGYNIPVNDRWAIIAYIRALQTTRQSAAK, encoded by the coding sequence ATGCGCTACTTTTTCCTAGCATTCGCACTGATCGTCGTGATGGTCATCAGCTTCTTTGGTTTCCGCGGCGACCTGTTCAGCGGCACGCCGCTGCGCATCTTCCCGGACATGGACGACCAGGATAAAATCAAGACCCAGAAGGCCAGCGGGTTTTTTGCCGACGGCATGGGCTCGCGCAAGCCGGTCACCGGTACTGTCCCGCGCGGTTTTGACCCCGATGGCGTGGTCCACGCCTTTGGTGAGGCACATAGCTTTGGCAACAGCGAACTCTACATCGATACTGGTAAAATGGGCGACGCCTACGGTGACGGCCTGCCCACCGAGCTCGGTCTCAAGGACGAAGACCTGGCTGGTTTCCTTCGCCACGGCAAAGAGCGCTTCGAGGTTTCCTGCATGCCTTGTCATGGCCAGGCGGGCGACGGTAAAGGCACCGTCGCCGTGATCGGTATCCCCACCGTGGCCAACCTGATGAATTTCCCCAAATCCACCTACCCCGACGGCAAGATGTTCGAAACCATCACCATCGGTAAAGGCTTGATGGGTGGCTACGGCTACAACATCCCCGTCAACGACCGCTGGGCGATCATCGCCTACATCCGTGCCCTGCAAACCACCCGCCAGTCGGCCGCCAAATAA
- a CDS encoding cbb3-type cytochrome c oxidase subunit I: MSTNIHASTAEDTQLRSEIDRSLRHPVMFFFTSGAAWLAVSLVLGIIASIKSHNPAFLGECSGIQYGRSFPAHINALVYGWGAQAAFGVMIWLMARLSRQPSRNAGTLLVAGHVWNLAVLLGVGGILFGHGTGKHWMEFPAFVWPVLLAAYACIAIWVMISFRVRRGDHIYISQWYLLGAVLWFPWIYLTANLYVNVFEIHPLMAAAINGWFRQALVLLFFAPVAIASAYYITAKISARPIYNYTYSVMGFWALAVIAPWAGMHVVMGAPIPMFLQNMGAAATVLAALPLIFAGVNILKTTAGQADLAASSPSLRFTIAGVFGMIACAILGAVLAIPYFVRFTQFSLAGYGYEVLALYGFFSMCMFGAIYFIVPRVTRREWLSRRLIRTHFWFSVYGVCLIVLFCTLLGAFQQGAAQENFNQPWKQAVRSTFPFAVGTTLAWCAILWANTFFFIHLTLMWLRLGRRSSHPTLLRNDHSHASPHGPEGDIDELENAQA, translated from the coding sequence ATGTCCACCAACATTCACGCATCAACAGCTGAGGATACGCAGCTGCGCTCTGAGATCGACCGCTCACTGCGTCACCCAGTGATGTTCTTTTTCACCAGTGGTGCCGCCTGGCTCGCCGTGTCCCTCGTCCTTGGCATCATTGCCTCGATCAAGTCACACAACCCGGCTTTCCTCGGTGAGTGCTCCGGTATCCAGTATGGTCGGTCGTTTCCCGCTCACATCAATGCCCTGGTCTATGGATGGGGTGCGCAGGCTGCCTTTGGTGTGATGATCTGGCTGATGGCCCGGCTGTCGCGCCAGCCTAGCAGAAATGCCGGCACCCTGCTTGTCGCCGGTCACGTCTGGAACCTGGCCGTCCTGCTCGGTGTCGGTGGCATCCTCTTTGGTCACGGCACCGGAAAGCACTGGATGGAGTTCCCCGCCTTTGTCTGGCCCGTCCTGTTGGCCGCCTACGCCTGCATCGCCATCTGGGTGATGATTTCCTTCCGGGTGCGTCGCGGCGACCACATCTATATCTCCCAGTGGTATCTGCTGGGTGCCGTGCTCTGGTTCCCGTGGATCTATCTCACCGCCAACCTCTACGTCAACGTCTTTGAAATCCACCCCCTGATGGCCGCCGCCATCAACGGCTGGTTCCGCCAGGCGCTCGTGCTGCTGTTCTTTGCCCCGGTCGCCATTGCCAGCGCCTATTACATCACGGCGAAAATCAGCGCGCGCCCGATCTACAACTACACCTACTCGGTGATGGGCTTCTGGGCACTCGCCGTCATCGCGCCATGGGCCGGTATGCACGTGGTCATGGGGGCGCCCATTCCGATGTTCCTGCAGAACATGGGTGCCGCCGCCACGGTTCTTGCCGCGCTGCCACTGATCTTTGCCGGGGTGAACATCCTTAAAACAACCGCCGGCCAGGCTGATCTCGCCGCCAGCAGCCCGTCGCTTCGTTTTACCATCGCCGGTGTGTTTGGTATGATCGCCTGTGCCATCCTGGGTGCGGTGCTTGCCATCCCCTACTTTGTCAGGTTCACCCAGTTTAGCCTGGCTGGTTACGGTTACGAGGTGCTGGCTCTCTACGGCTTCTTCAGCATGTGTATGTTTGGTGCCATTTATTTCATCGTCCCCCGCGTCACCCGCCGCGAGTGGTTGTCGCGCCGACTGATCCGCACCCACTTCTGGTTCTCGGTCTATGGCGTCTGTCTGATCGTGCTCTTCTGCACCCTTCTCGGGGCCTTCCAACAGGGGGCTGCCCAGGAAAACTTCAACCAACCCTGGAAACAGGCGGTCAGGAGCACCTTCCCGTTTGCTGTGGGCACCACCCTCGCATGGTGTGCCATCCTCTGGGCCAACACCTTCTTCTTTATCCACCTCACGCTGATGTGGCTCCGTCTCGGTCGCCGTAGTTCGCACCCCACACTGCTTCGCAACGACCACAGCCACGCCAGCCCCCACGGCCCCGAAGGCGACATCGACGAGCTCGAAAACGCCCAAGCCTAA
- the nrfD gene encoding polysulfide reductase NrfD yields the protein MSDTTIAKDPNKPVIPVMEREKLILNNRSYNWITERICGILENKQPAIWWFLFIPSLIIAIVGVGGGLFYLVSTGVGVWGNSNRAMWGWPIVNFVFWIGIGHAGTLISAILFLTRQNWRTSINRAAEAMTIFAVVCAGIYPMFHVGRLWMVWFLAPIPNANAIWQNFKSPLLWDVFAVSTYFTISLIFWYLGMVPDLATIRDRAKPGLRKFFYGIFSLGWRGGNRQWSHYEVAYLLLAALSTPLVLSVHSVVSFDFATSVVPGWHTTIFPPYFVAGAVFGGFAMVLTIMIPARFIYGLQDLITMKHIENMAKIILLTGTIVGYAYLMELFVAFYSGAKYEGAAFFYRIAGPYWWAYLAMMSCNVLSPQLFWFKYCRENLWVVMAVCMAVNAGMWFERFVIIVTTLPRMWLPGDWKYYNPSWVDIMTYVGTIGLFLTLFLLFLKFLPCINIAEVKWTLPESDPHHDDKEALDDQGTESEAAYQHEFQG from the coding sequence ATGTCGGATACGACCATAGCAAAAGACCCGAACAAGCCCGTGATACCCGTCATGGAGCGCGAGAAGCTGATTCTCAACAACCGTTCCTACAACTGGATTACAGAGCGTATCTGTGGCATTCTGGAAAACAAACAACCCGCCATCTGGTGGTTCCTGTTTATCCCGAGCCTGATCATTGCCATCGTGGGTGTCGGTGGTGGTTTGTTTTACCTCGTCTCCACCGGTGTCGGTGTCTGGGGCAACAGCAACCGCGCGATGTGGGGCTGGCCGATCGTGAACTTCGTGTTCTGGATCGGTATCGGTCACGCCGGAACCCTGATTTCCGCGATTCTTTTCCTGACCCGGCAAAACTGGCGGACGTCGATTAACCGGGCGGCGGAGGCGATGACCATCTTCGCGGTGGTCTGTGCGGGTATCTACCCGATGTTCCACGTCGGTCGTCTCTGGATGGTCTGGTTCCTCGCTCCCATCCCCAACGCCAACGCCATCTGGCAGAACTTCAAGTCGCCGCTGCTCTGGGACGTGTTCGCCGTTTCGACCTATTTCACCATCTCGCTGATCTTCTGGTATCTCGGTATGGTTCCCGACCTGGCGACCATCCGCGACCGCGCCAAACCTGGACTCCGCAAGTTCTTTTACGGTATTTTCTCACTCGGATGGCGTGGCGGCAACCGCCAGTGGAGTCACTACGAGGTCGCCTACCTCCTGCTCGCCGCCCTCTCCACCCCGCTGGTGCTCTCGGTGCACTCCGTGGTTAGTTTCGACTTCGCCACCTCCGTGGTCCCCGGCTGGCACACCACCATCTTCCCGCCCTACTTCGTGGCGGGTGCCGTGTTCGGTGGATTTGCCATGGTGCTGACCATCATGATCCCGGCGCGTTTCATCTACGGTCTACAGGACCTGATCACGATGAAACACATCGAGAACATGGCGAAGATCATCCTGCTCACCGGAACCATCGTCGGCTATGCCTATCTGATGGAGCTCTTTGTCGCCTTCTACTCCGGCGCCAAATACGAGGGTGCCGCCTTTTTCTATCGCATCGCCGGCCCCTACTGGTGGGCCTATCTGGCGATGATGTCCTGTAACGTGCTGTCGCCGCAGCTGTTCTGGTTCAAATACTGCCGCGAGAACCTCTGGGTGGTCATGGCCGTCTGTATGGCCGTAAACGCCGGTATGTGGTTCGAGCGTTTTGTGATCATCGTCACCACCCTGCCGCGGATGTGGCTGCCCGGCGACTGGAAATACTACAACCCGAGCTGGGTCGACATCATGACCTACGTCGGAACCATCGGTCTTTTCCTCACACTCTTCCTTCTTTTCCTGAAATTCCTCCCCTGCATCAACATTGCCGAGGTGAAATGGACCCTCCCGGAGAGTGATCCCCACCACGACGACAAGGAGGCGCTCGACGACCAGGGCACCGAGTCCGAGGCCGCCTACCAGCACGAGTTCCAAGGCTAA
- a CDS encoding DUF3341 domain-containing protein, whose translation MTAKRVYGYLAEFKSASALYKAAEKVRDAGHKKWDCYSPYPIHGLDKAMGMKKSILPYLVFCGGTLGIITAFTLAYTTQVVIYPTVVQAKPANIFTTAAFFPIMFELTILFSGFTTLFGLLALMGLPRLNHPLFESRQFARSTDDGFFIAIEARDPRFSSEDTKTLLEDAGGTNIELVEEPTD comes from the coding sequence ATGACAGCTAAACGCGTTTACGGCTATCTCGCCGAATTTAAAAGTGCATCCGCCCTCTACAAGGCAGCGGAGAAGGTGCGCGATGCAGGCCACAAGAAGTGGGACTGTTATTCCCCGTATCCTATCCACGGGCTGGACAAGGCCATGGGGATGAAGAAGTCGATTCTTCCCTACCTCGTATTCTGTGGTGGAACGCTCGGCATCATCACCGCCTTTACCCTGGCCTACACCACCCAGGTGGTGATCTACCCGACCGTTGTGCAGGCCAAACCGGCGAACATCTTCACCACCGCCGCGTTTTTCCCGATCATGTTTGAGCTGACGATCCTGTTTTCAGGTTTCACCACACTCTTCGGGCTGTTGGCCCTGATGGGTCTGCCACGACTGAACCATCCGCTTTTTGAAAGCCGCCAGTTTGCGCGCTCGACCGACGACGGGTTTTTCATCGCCATCGAAGCCCGTGATCCGCGGTTTTCATCAGAGGACACGAAAACCCTGCTCGAGGACGCCGGTGGAACCAACATCGAACTCGTCGAAGAGCCCACCGACTAA
- a CDS encoding cbb3-type cytochrome c oxidase subunit II has protein sequence MTLKTFLLGMLVSFGLAWMCMIAIPVAKMGALPPVKMSSEEDAAYYQHQTSGRILNGAEIYASNGCYTCHSQLIRPTYLGSEIFRKDFAGVSNADGDSRRETHYDDYNGERYAQLGLTRMGPDLSNFGHRADAYAAKTGMTAEQWVIAHLHNPRNSALQLGEQGEKIDMTWSNCPAQLQMFAKKDLNGQGDSLALEVDPATMSQVVPCEEARVLASYLLSLRRDSKLPASMDRSPRAAEADSAAK, from the coding sequence ATGACCCTAAAAACTTTTCTCCTCGGAATGCTCGTGAGCTTCGGTCTGGCATGGATGTGCATGATTGCCATTCCCGTGGCAAAAATGGGAGCACTTCCACCGGTCAAGATGTCCAGTGAGGAAGATGCCGCCTATTACCAGCACCAGACCTCCGGCCGTATTCTCAACGGTGCTGAAATCTATGCATCCAACGGTTGTTACACCTGCCACTCCCAGCTGATCCGCCCCACCTATCTCGGCAGCGAGATCTTCCGCAAGGATTTCGCCGGTGTCTCCAATGCCGATGGTGATAGCCGCCGCGAGACCCACTACGATGACTACAATGGTGAGCGCTACGCCCAGCTCGGCCTGACCCGTATGGGACCCGATCTCAGCAACTTCGGACACCGTGCCGACGCCTATGCCGCCAAAACCGGAATGACTGCCGAGCAGTGGGTCATTGCCCACCTTCACAATCCCCGTAACAGTGCACTCCAACTCGGCGAACAGGGGGAGAAAATCGATATGACCTGGTCGAACTGCCCGGCGCAACTCCAGATGTTTGCGAAAAAAGATCTCAACGGCCAGGGCGACAGCCTCGCCCTCGAGGTGGATCCGGCGACGATGTCCCAGGTCGTACCCTGCGAAGAAGCCCGTGTCCTCGCCAGTTACCTCCTGTCGCTCAGGCGTGATTCCAAATTGCCTGCCAGTATGGACCGCTCACCCAGGGCTGCGGAAGCTGATTCAGCTGCGAAGTAG
- a CDS encoding cytochrome c: MKTISDWISGLEKPAVTHPDGAGKDLFVGKACASCHGMDANTPIMPLYPKLAGQNAQYLLEQMKAIKDGTRANGQTAVMKGIMATVSEEEMKTLSEWIAGQK; encoded by the coding sequence ATGAAAACGATCTCCGACTGGATAAGCGGCCTTGAAAAACCAGCTGTCACGCACCCTGATGGTGCCGGTAAGGACCTGTTTGTCGGCAAGGCCTGTGCCTCATGCCATGGTATGGATGCCAACACACCGATCATGCCGCTGTATCCAAAGCTGGCCGGTCAGAATGCCCAATACCTGTTGGAGCAAATGAAAGCCATCAAGGACGGTACCCGCGCCAACGGCCAGACGGCTGTGATGAAGGGCATCATGGCCACTGTCAGCGAAGAAGAAATGAAAACCCTCTCCGAGTGGATCGCAGGGCAGAAGTAA
- a CDS encoding cytochrome c, with amino-acid sequence MSAPSTSKPDLDDNTNVITDASAAKRENHMFTQGAEPLSLWVILAGAVIVLIAGGVIGGSLFDYSNFVKPGYVRATAPGAADVSSLPKPAIDAYLKVGKKAYTACAGCHQPGGEGNNDYPPLANSDWVNGPSLRPAMIVLNGLHESITVDGRTFNGNMPTMGAGMDAKQLAGVLNYIRNSFGNKSDKLISLEMAQNALDISKERNGGQMTATELDAKYKKDLEGTPLDPTAPVDPKTLLPVAAE; translated from the coding sequence ATGTCCGCCCCATCTACCAGCAAACCGGATCTTGATGATAACACCAATGTGATCACCGACGCCTCGGCGGCGAAGCGTGAGAACCATATGTTTACCCAGGGTGCCGAGCCTCTTTCCCTCTGGGTGATCCTCGCAGGTGCCGTGATTGTCCTGATCGCCGGCGGTGTGATCGGCGGCAGTCTGTTCGACTACAGCAATTTTGTAAAACCCGGATACGTCCGCGCCACCGCACCGGGTGCGGCCGACGTTTCATCCTTGCCCAAGCCTGCCATCGACGCCTACCTCAAGGTGGGTAAAAAGGCATACACCGCCTGCGCCGGTTGCCACCAGCCCGGTGGTGAAGGCAACAACGACTACCCACCGCTTGCCAACTCCGACTGGGTGAACGGCCCGAGCCTGCGCCCGGCGATGATCGTTCTCAACGGCCTGCATGAATCCATCACCGTCGACGGCAGGACCTTCAACGGCAACATGCCGACTATGGGTGCAGGCATGGACGCCAAACAGCTCGCCGGCGTGCTCAACTACATCCGTAACAGCTTTGGTAACAAGAGCGACAAGCTCATCAGTCTGGAAATGGCCCAAAACGCCCTCGATATCTCCAAGGAGCGCAACGGGGGCCAAATGACCGCCACCGAACTCGACGCGAAATACAAAAAAGACCTCGAGGGCACACCGCTTGACCCGACCGCACCTGTCGATCCCAAGACCCTGCTGCCAGTCGCCGCCGAGTAA
- a CDS encoding cytochrome c3 family protein, translating into MANFFPRWTNLLPLKIAVCLIFVVLGLTAAFSYYATPKAQRVGYQPDQPIAYDHALHVDQLGIDCRYCHSSVDKSASAGVPTANTCWNCHQHIQKGNPKLAPLRAAMGVDADHAPIEGAVKKPIQWVRITKAPDYVYFDHSAHVNRGVSCVSCHGNINKMEKVYHAKDMSMAFCLDCHRNPELHLRPLEEVYNLDFNAEDYLAKNEIKNEAGERITTQQELGALLKKNWSVHPKESCTTCHR; encoded by the coding sequence ATGGCTAATTTTTTCCCTCGATGGACCAATTTGCTGCCGCTGAAAATCGCGGTATGCCTGATTTTTGTAGTATTAGGGCTCACTGCAGCCTTCTCATACTATGCTACCCCTAAAGCTCAGCGGGTCGGCTACCAGCCGGACCAGCCGATTGCCTACGATCACGCACTTCACGTGGATCAGTTGGGGATCGACTGCCGCTATTGCCATAGCTCGGTGGACAAATCCGCCAGCGCCGGTGTGCCGACCGCCAATACCTGTTGGAATTGCCACCAGCATATCCAGAAGGGAAATCCCAAGCTGGCTCCGCTGCGCGCCGCCATGGGTGTGGATGCCGACCATGCCCCGATCGAAGGTGCGGTCAAGAAGCCCATCCAGTGGGTGCGTATCACCAAGGCTCCTGATTACGTGTATTTTGATCACTCCGCCCACGTGAACCGCGGCGTTTCCTGTGTTTCCTGCCACGGAAACATCAACAAGATGGAGAAAGTCTACCACGCCAAGGACATGAGCATGGCTTTCTGTCTCGACTGCCACCGCAACCCCGAGCTGCACCTGCGCCCACTGGAGGAAGTCTATAATCTCGACTTCAACGCTGAGGATTACCTCGCCAAAAACGAAATCAAAAACGAGGCCGGCGAGCGCATCACCACCCAGCAAGAACTCGGTGCGCTGCTGAAGAAAAACTGGAGCGTCCACCCGAAGGAGAGCTGCACCACCTGCCACCGTTGA